The following are encoded together in the Bubalus bubalis isolate 160015118507 breed Murrah chromosome 14, NDDB_SH_1, whole genome shotgun sequence genome:
- the PHYH gene encoding phytanoyl-CoA dioxygenase, peroxisomal produces the protein MDRNRASARLSVLLRHLGCRSAGTIIAHHTSGVGSLASFHPQQFQYTRENNVLSLEQRKFYEENGFLVIKNLVSEADIQRFRNEFERICRKEVKPLGLLVMRDVTIAKSEYVPSEKVVSKVQDFQEDEELFRYCTLPEILKYVECFTGPNIMAMHTMLINKPPDSGKKTSRHPLHQDLHYFPFRPSNSIVCAWTAMEHIDRNNGCLVVLPGTHKGPLQPHDYPQWEGGVNIMFHGIKDYDKNNARVHLVMEKGDTVFFHPLLIHGSGRNKSQGFRKAISCHFADANCHYIDVEGTSQESIEKEVVDMVRKKHGFKDVTLKDVWTFRGRVVKGERINL, from the exons ATGGACCGAAACCGAGCTTCCGCGCGCTTGAGTGTCTTGCTGCGACACCTCGGTTGCCGCTCGGCCGGGACCATT ATAGCTCACCACACTTCGGGGGTTGGTTCTCTTGCCAGTTTCCATCCTCAACAATTCCA gtaTACCCGGGAGAATAATGTTCTAAGCCTAGAACAGAgaaaattttatgaagaaaatggATTTCTTGTCATTAAAAATTTGGTGTCTGAGGCTGATATTCAACGCTTTAG GAATGAGTTTGAAAGAATCTGCAGAAAGGAGGTGAAACCATTGGGATTGTTGGTGATGAGAGATGTCACCATTGCAAAATCAGAATATGTGCCAAGTGAGAAAGTGGTTTCCAAGGTCCAGGATTTCCAAGAAGATGAGGAACTCTTCAGATACTGCACCCTCCCTGAG ATTCTGAAATATGTGGAGTGCTTCACTGGACCCAATATTATGGCCATGCATACAATGCTGATAAACAAACCTCCAGATTCTG GCAAGAAGACATCCCGTCATCCCTTGCACCAGGATCTGCACTATTTCCCCTTCAGGCCCAGCAATAGCATCGTTTGTGCCTGGACAGCCATGGAGCACATTGATCGGAACAATGGCTGTCTGGTTGTGCTCCCAGGGACACACAAAGgccccttgcaaccccatgattatCCCCAGTGGGAG GGAGGAGTCAACATCATGTTCCACGGGATCAAGGACTATGACAAAAACAACGCCCGGGTGCACTTGGTGATGGAGAAGGGAGACACCGTCTTCTTTCACCCTTTGCTCATCCATGGATCTGGTCGGAACAAAAGTCAAGGATTCCGGAAG GCAATTTCCTGCCATTTTGCGGATGCCAACTGTCACTACATAGATGTGGAGGGCACCAGTCAAGAAAGCATTGAAAAGGAAGTTGTCGATATGGTCAGGAAAAAGCATGGATTTAAAGATGTCACTCTGAAG GATGTTTGGACATTTCGAGGGCGTGTTGTGAAAGGAGAAAGAATCAACCTTTGA